The following DNA comes from Candidatus Binatus sp..
CGGAGTTTCGTGGAGTCACACAAGCTTTTTTTCGAGCGTTTTCCGAATCTCGCAGCCACGATGAACTTAGCCTTCGTTCGCACGATGACGAACAGCGGCCTGGCGGATGCAGTCGTATTCTATCTGGGGAGGCTTTGCACCGACGATTTCAATGAAATCCTGCTCCTCTGCGGCAATGGCTACGGATCGGGCGCGATGAAACTGCTCCGCGGGCTATACGAACGGGTCGTTACTGGACGTCATCTTCATACACATCCCGATGAGTGCCGCGATTTCTTGGACTTCTATTGGATAAATGCCCATCGAGTGGCGCGAGCTATCGAAGACGTTTTTGGGAAGGGCCAAATATCTGCGGCGAAGGTCGCAGAACTCGAAGCGAAGCGAGCAGAGGTCAAGTCCCGATACATGGTCACGTCTTGCAAGAAATGCGGTACAAAGCGTCTCAATTATACATGGAGCAAGCTGGACTTCGTTTCGATGGCGCGCGCCACCGGTTCGACTGGGAAGCGACTCGTGGACGCCTACTTCCTGCCGATGGAGCAAGCCCATAGCACAGCCGGTGCGATTGGGTCCCGCCTTAAAGAGAAGCCGGACGGTACAATAACCTTCGACAACGAATCACAGAGGGGCCTCGCCGATCGCGCCTTGATTACGGGCCACAACCTGATGCTCGACATGCTTTGCCTTCAGAGGGAGCATTTCGGGCTCGTTGCGCTCGACGATCCTGTGGCAAAGTGTCTGAAGGACTTTGCGGAAATCTGGAAACGAACAGAGGATCAAGCGCAATAGATTCTCAGCCGAGCCGACGACGATGAGATCGCACCGATCATTGAAGGCAAACATCGCAAAGGCCTTGCATTCGTTGCGTTGGCCGACCCTTAAGCTTTGTAGTCGGCCTTCAGCTCTATAGGGGAGGGCGTCGAACGAGGGTTTGGTATGCCGTCGCCGCGCGGCGCGCAAAACCAGGAGGCAAGACAATCCAACTGATGTGAGTAAGCGGAACAATTTTGTGATGTTCCCGGTCGAACACCTGACCAAATTGCAATGGCTGCCAAACGCCTCGGTAGGATTTCGTCAGTGTCACCTCATAGGCCATTGAATTATAGAGACTCACCCAGACCGTTGGTGTCTCGAAATTGCGCCATCCAAGAATAAGGATGTGACCACGTGTCACTTGCAGGTCTTCGGTCTCTTCGGCGAGCAATAAGCGTCGGCATGGCAGTACGCACAACCTCGCGCCGGCGACGGTCGCCAGGCCGCCCATGCTCCGGCCCTGCGCGCGACGCGTAATCGGCAGCGTTTCGGCGATCATCACGATCAAGGATGCGGCCGAAATGACGATCGAAACCTTGGCCCGGTGAATGTGCGGATTTTCGGTGGTGACCGGATACCTCAGCCTGGTTGGGACTCCGAGCCGCTATCTTGTTTGGGCTGGTGATTGACGAGACGAGCGGTCTCTCGCTCGATGAGCCGCCGGCAAATCCGGCAGGAGATCCCTGGCGCCGCTTCGGCGGTCGCCCGCCGAGCGACTCTGGGCATACTTCTCGGGAGGCGTCTTGAATTACTGGCTACCGAGGATCGGCTCGCGTCCAGGGCTAGCCGTCGTCGGCTGTCGGGTAGACCTGTATAGCGCGGATCCGATCCTGCTGGCGCGGAACTTCTTTCGGCAAGACGTCTCGTCGGCGCTGAGAGAGCCGCGCGCGCATTCCACATCCTCGGCAAGGGACTCCAAACTACGTTCTATTATTAGAACTTTTGTCAACCACCAAGCTGTCAACCACCGCGTTGTCAACCGCCGTTCAAGTGTCAACCGGTTGACAAGGTTGACAGAGAGCAGTTCGCAGCAGACTGCGTCATCCGCCAAGCAGTCCGCGATTTCTGAGTTCTCTGCAGAAAAATAGAAAATAGTGCGCAGGTTTGGGCATTTTCTTCTACTCAAGGGGCCGGAGAAGCTCAGATTCTGCCGTGCGCGGCTGACACTTGCTCGATTTTCTCTGTTGAGCATCAGGCCGGTGCCCTTCGGGCGCCTCGTTTGTGAAGGAGCGTTCGCCAAAACGCGCGGTGAACTGTTCGCTCCGTCGGTTTTCGGTAGCTGGTTCTCAAGAAGCTGGTAGAGAATCAAAAAACCCAGAGATGCGGACCTTGTCCCACTCCGCCGCCCGCGCCGCCGGGAGTTTCGATTAACGAGAATTTGAAAATAGCCGAACGCCCGCAGGCGAATGTCCCCACCCAGCTCCTCTGAATAGGACTTGTGATGGCAACCCTAGCCTTCTACCAGTAGCTCCGCAGTTGAAGTTCCCGAAGTCCAGCGGGTCATAAAAAACTCGAGTACGCAATCATGAAGGGTGCTAAATTCGCTGACCTAAGACTGACCTGGAAGGATCCTCGAATTCTTGAAATCGAGTTCAGCATGGCGTGCAGTTGGACTTTATCCGCCCGGGCAGACCGGTTGAGAACAGTTGCTTTTGACTATCCGGTCTGGCCCACTTCGATGCTTTCATTTGGCCCACCCTCCAGGGCTTCATCGTCTTTTTCTCTGAGAGATTGTAATCGTCCGATCCTTTCGCCCCGTGGATTCCCTTGACGGCCGCTGCCAAACTTCTATCGACCCACCTCACCAGCGCGGCATGACATGCCGGGCGAAGCGCTCAAGGCCCGCCGACGGCAAGACCTTGATCGCGCAGCCGGTGCTGAAGCCCAAGCGGATGTGGACGATCGATGACATCCGCCGCTGCAAGTATGAGGTCGTATCGCCGCTAAGGGCTTACAAGGAAAAACTGCGAGCCGGAGGCGCTTCCAATGGCGAACTCAAACACTAAGATTGCAATCGTCACTGGCGCCGGACAGGGCATCGGGCGCGCGATCGCCCGCGTGCTCGCCGAGCGCGGCGCCGGCCGCAGGGATGGAACGATGAATTTCGGCGACATCATTTATACGAAGGAAGACGGCATCGCGACCATCACGATCAACCGGCCGAAAGTATTGAACGCGTTTCGCGGCGAGACGGTAGACGAGATGATCGCGGCGTTCAAGGATTCGCACGACGCTTGAGGCTCGCGCGCGCCTTGCCTGACCATACGTTTGAAGCGCGCCCGCAGCCGAGAGTTCGCGCAGTCGCGGAGTTTCCGCGCGGCTACTTCGAGCGTACAATTTCGCACAGAGGTACACGAAATGACGATGCCCAAGTTCTCTAGCAGGATGTTGATTAAAGGGTGAATTTGGAAGATTCGCCTCCAATCGCGAAGCGTACAAGCCTCTTGAGATCATTCGAGATCAGTAAGTGTGTAGCTAAATCCAACAATTTGTATTTTTCAACAGCCTGCTAGAGAAGAGGCCTTCTTGCTCTGCGAAGTCCGCGCAGGCCATTACTTCCAACCGCACGAGGGACTGCTCTGGTCAGACGTGGCTAGTGCTATTGATTTATATCAAGCAGCAGACAAGCGGGGCGTTGATGGCAACGTACTTATCGAAAAGCTACGAGGACTCGACCAGCAGAGCAGTCGTCGCATTTGTGACTGCATCGCACTGGCATGGAATGAGAAGAGTGTTGAATTGACTGAGGCACTGCGGAGCCACGGTCTTAACATCACCCCATAGCGCAGCAATGGCGTTGAGAGACCTCATAAACCGACTAGCTCTTTACGTCGGGCGAAAGAACACCACGACTGCGAGCGACGCGGTGCCTTTTAATGCGGACACTTGGAGTCGTTACAAACGAATCGCTCAGAATCTCGACGAGATGGGCAGCGAGAACCTGCTTTCCCCTGAGGCGTTGCACGCCGCATTCAGATACGCTCTCAGAACCAGCGCTGACGCAGGCGGGCGATTCGTCGAATCTCTACAAATAGTGGAACAAGCAGCCGCGCGAGAGAAAGCAGGCGAACCAGAGCCTATTGACCCGACATCGAAGTCGCGTGAGGATGACGCTTTTCAGTTCCTCGCACAGATGGTGGTTCGGGCTCGCGCGGAACAATGAAATTGATTTGAAGCCCCTCGACAAACGGTCCTACAGCCAAGGCTCCCTAAAAACCGCCTTCCAATCGTACTGCCAAGTCGGAAGCAGTTCTGAAGGGGCCGACGCTCGAAACAACATCGTGTATCGCAAAACGACCACCTCGAATGCTCGGACGCAAGAGTCAAGTTCTGGCATCGTCGGGGGTTGAGTTGGTTCGCCAACGAGATGGGCTATCATCGTGCTCGCGAATCTTTGAAGATTTGCGGCCTTTGACCGAAGCTCGTTCAACTCGACTTGAATTCGAGCGGGGTCGATGCATGACGCGCCTAAGCCGACGAGATTGCTGAACGTCTCGTTCGCCCAGCCTTCCACCTGAGCCCTCGATGGCGCGTATGCTCCACCACTGTTGGGTTCGTGACGCATATCTTGAGTGTGACCCGCAAACCCCGCCATCATCTTGGCCGCAAACGTAGAAACGAACCGCTCTCGCGAAATTATCTCAGGTCGTCGTTGAATCGCACTGAGCAATTTCGTGACCGAGATGCTCTTGGAATCTTGCTGCCGCCTCACAGCCATCGCAGCCCAAGCGGCAAACGTCATCGTCGATAGGTCGTAGAAGGAACTGGGCTTCTGCAATCGCGGATTATCCTGCACGATTTTGCGAACTTCCTCGAAGACGTGGTGACCGATGACGAGATTCTGAACATCGGCGTAGATGGCATCGAGCCATTTTTCCCATCGTCGAAATTGCTGTTCTTCTGTCATTGCATCCAGTTAGCGAACCGCCGAGGTACTACCATCTCCTTCATTGCCACCTTTTCCCAATCGGTTCGCTGAAAGAACGTGATGACCGCGATGGGCATTTTGGCCGATTTTGCGCCCGTGGCAAATTCCGCGTCGTATGTTCCGAACCGCGCAACATATCCGAGACCCTCGATGATGCGCACTTCTTCCAGCAGCGAGCGCTGAGCGTTCAGCTTGCCGGTTTCATCGATTTCCCCAAATATGTCTTTCCAATCGCTCAAGTTCTGCTTGAAGCTCGCTGCCGCATCTAAGGCGTCAGTTTTGAGTTGGCTCTCATCGAAGAGCAGCGCTCCCCAACATTCCAGCACCCGCCGCATATCGCGCTCATCAGAGAACGAACACGCTTCGATTTTCACATGCTTGTCGTTCCAGGCTTCGAGTGTGTCGCCAACGGCTAAAGCGGCTTCCTCCGTGGTGCGAATATGTCGCGCGCCAATGAAGGCGTCTTCGCCCTGGTCGAGAGCGACCGCAACTTTCTGGTAAACTTCCTTGCTGACGCGCACGCCGCTCTCCAGACGTTCCAGAGACTTCTCGCTGATACCAGCCTTCTGAGCCAAACTCAGTCTCTTGACCCCGCGGAGTCCTCGGCACAGGCGGACAAAGTCACCAATCTCCTTCGGGGTTAGCTCTCGATACTCGCCCTTGATTCCTTCGACTTTCTGATTCATCTCGACCTCCTTGCGATACTCACGCTACGACCGGTTCCTTTCACGCGCAATTAAATCAGGCAGGATTTGACCCGACAGTGAACCGACAGTGAAAAGAACGTGCCGCGTAGTCAGCGCCTTTTTTCAGGGTCGCGAATGCGCGGTGCGCGATTCAAAATGAAAACCTTGAGCGAAAGCGACTGAGCGCAATCGAGCGCATACGCCGATTAGAATCCGAAGTCTGATGCTCTATCCAGTTGAGCTACGGGCGCGCGCTGCGACGGTGTCGAAAGTCTAAATGCTCAAAACGCCTCGGCGCAAGCCGTGCACGCCTCCGCGCAACCGGTGCGCATCCCATCCCCGCAAACGCCCGCACTGCCCGACATATTCGGCATCATCGGCAGTCGGCTTTGTGGCCTACCACGGAGCCAAGGGGGCGGTCCGGCTGATGACTAAAGCGGCGGCCTTGGAATATGCCAAGCAGGGCATCCGGGTGAATTCGATTCATCCCGGAATCATCGACACGCCGATCATCGGGAGTTCAAATATCTCGCGCGAGGCGATCGAGCAATTCCAGGCGATGACACCGCTCGGCCGAATCGGACGGCCAGAAGAGATCGCGCACGGGTCGCTATTTCTGTGCTCCGATGAAGCTTCGTTTGTGACTGGCGCCGAACTGGTGATAGATGGCGGATGGACCGCGCAGTAACCGATGCGGGGCCGACCAGGATCCAAATTGTTAAGACGGCTACCCTAAGCGGCCGTAAATGACACCGAGAGGAGGTGGGCCATTGGCGAAAATCAATACCGTTCTCGGAATAGCCGAACCCAAAGATCTGGGATTCACTCTTATCCACGAGCATCTGTCAGCAGGAATGCCCGGCTGGGAATTCGACAACTGGCGCTTCGATCGCAAGCGCCAGATGGCCGCGTTGGTCGAGAAGCTCAAGGAGATCAAAGCGCTTGGCGTGTCGAGTATGGTGGATCCGTGCCCAATGGAGCTCGGACGTATACCGGATTTCGCCGCCGAAGCCGCCGACAAATCGGGGATCAGGATTATCATCGCTACCGGTGTATATAACGAGGCGCTGGGCTTTCCGGCGCACTTCCGCATGATGTCAGCGGACGATATCGCCGAGGTCTACGTCCGCGAACTGAGCGAAGGAATCGACGGCAGCGGAATCAAAGCCGGCATCATCAAGACCGCGACCGGCGGCGTGCCCGGATGGACGCCCAAGGACGAAGGCGTGACCGCCAACGAACAGAAGGCGCTGCGCGCCGCCGCGCGCGCGCACAAGGCCACCGGCGCGCCGATTCTCTGTCACAATAGCGAGCTTTCCCCGTTCGGCCGCGAGACGCTGGACATCTTCGGTGAAGAAGGGGTCGATTTCAAACGCGTGCTGATTGGGCACGCCTGTGGCGTCGGCGATATGCGCTATTACTTCGAAATTCTCGAACGCGGCGCCTGGCTCGGGTTCGACCGGTTCGGGATCGAAGCGATCGCGCCCGACAAGATGCGGCTGGCGTCATTGTTTGGGCTGCTGGCGGTCGGTTACGACCGTATAATGCTGTCGCACGACGCGGTTTACTGCTGGCTGGGGCGGATGACCAAGGACGTCGAGCACCTGATGAAGGCGTCGCCGAACTGGAACTACGCGCACATCTGCAAGAATATCATCCCCGCGTTGCGCGAGGGCGGCGTGAGCGAGGAGAAGATTCGCACCATGACAGTGAGTAATCCGCGCGCCTATTTCGGCGGCTGAGGCCGCGCGGTCCGGTTTGTGACGCTGGAGATTTCACCAGTCCCCGGAGCACGCAACTGGCAGAGCTAGAACGCGCGCGCGTGCTGGAGCCTGGCTTTCTGGCATCGGCGGCTTATGCGTGCAAGCTGCTCACCGATCTTGGCGCCGAATCAAGGCCGAAGAACCCGCGGGCGACGCTGCAAGACTGCGTGGGCCGTTTCCCAACGGCGTTCCCGATCCCGAAAAGAGCGGCCTGTTCCTTTACTTAAACACCAACAAGCGCAGCATCCACGCTCGAGACGATCGCAAAGGACTACGTGCGCGAGCGCCGCCAGCGGCAGCGCGAGACGTTCGTCCCGTTGCGACGCGATCCCGGGCGCGCGCAAGTCGACTTCGGCGAAGCGTTGGCGGTGATCGGCGGAGTGGAGCGGAAGATCCACTTCTTTGCGATGGACTATCAGGTCTGGCGGCGGCGGGCGGCTGATCGTCTACACCTGTCGTCGATCCCCGACTCCGGAGTGGCGAGGAATGGAGTTCCGCACCACACGCCGATCGCACCCAGCGCGAGCGCCGCGACAATGCCGCGCCCGTCCGCGATTCCACCCGCAGCGACGACCGGTTTGGGACTGACCGCATCGACTACTTGCGGAATCAGCGCCATAGTCCCGATGCGGCTGTTGTGGCCGCCGCCGTCGGTGCCCTGCGCGACGATTACGTCGAGCCCGGAATCGACAAAACGGAGCGCATGCTTTACCGCACCCGCGACCGCCATAACTTTCATCCCGCGGGCGTGCGCTTCCTTGACCATGAAGCCGGGATCGCCGAGGCCCGAAACATATACCGGCACTTTCTCGTCCAGCACGACTTCGATCTGCTTTTTGAAAAAGTCGCGCGAGAACGCCATTCCGCCGCGCGCCGCGCTGCGGTCCGGATCGGGAAGCTGATAACGCTGCTTGAAGTTCCGGGCGAAATCGACGTGGCCCTGCGGCAACTCGGCGCGGAATTGCGAGCTGGTGCCCAACGCCGGCACGGTCGAGGGCAGCAGCGTATCGACGCCGAAGGGCTTGTCGGTCAGCTTGCGGGTGCGCTTGATCCATTCCGACAGCTCGTCGGCGCCGCAGGCCGCGGCGCCTAGAATTCCGAGTCCGCCTGCGTTGGAAACGGCGGCTGCGAGTTCCGGCGTCGAAGCGCCGCCCATCCCGGCCAGCAGGATCGGTTACTTGATGCCGAAGATGTCGCAAAGAGGTGTGTGCAATACTTTTGAACTCATAATGCCAGCTCTCTTTCGATCGGTATTTTCCCGCTGCGCTGGGTCATGCAGCGCCGTGGGCGTCTATTAGTTTTGGTCGTAGCCGACTTTCGCCGTTTTGAGCCGCCTCGCGTGCTACTTCTGATGCTTGCGAAAGTCGGGTTTCCGGCGTTCTAGAAACGCATTGCGTCCTTCCATCGCTTCGTCGGTGCCGTAGTAGAGCATGAGCGCCGACATCCCAAGCGCGCCGATCCCCTTGATGTGGTCGGTCTCCGCTTCGAATGACGCCTTCGCAATTTTGATCGCGGTGGGGCTCATCGCCAGGATCTCGCGCGCCCAGCTCCGCGCCTCATCCATCAACTGCGCGGCGGGCACGACCTTGTTGACCAGGCCCATCTCGAGTGATTCCTGCGCCGAATACTGCCGGCACAGGTACCAGATCTCCCGCGCCTTTTTTTCTCCGACCACGCGGGTCAGGTAGGCCGTGCCGAAGCCGGGATCGACGCTGCCGACCCGGGGCCCGGCCTGGCCGAATTTCGCGGTATCGGCCGCGATCGTCAGATCGCAGATCACGTGGAAAACGTGGCCGCCGCCGATTGCGTAGCCGTTGACCGCCGCGATGACGGGTTTGGGAATGTCGCGAATCAGCGCATGCAACTCATCGACGTGCATCCCGCCCTGGTAGCCGCTTTTGCCGCGCGACGACTGGTCGCCGCCGGAGCAGAAGGCGCGGTCGCCCGCGCCGGTCAGGATCACGACGCCGATCGAGCCGTCGTCGCGCGCATCCTTGAACGCCGCGATCATCTCGTCCACCGTCTCGCCGCGAAACGCATTCAATACTTGCGGCCGGTTGATCGTGATGGTCGCGATGCCGTCTTCCTTTGTATAAATGATGTCGCCAAAATTCATCGTTCCATCCCTGCGGCCGTCGCCGCGCATTGCTCAGCGATACGCCGCGAATTCACGCCCAAACGTTTCCCTTGCGATGATCGCCTTCATAATCTCGGGAGTGCCGTCGCCGATCTCAAGCCCGATCACGTCGCGCAGGCGTTGCTCGAAAGGGAGTTCCTGGCTGTACCCGATCCAGCCGTGCAGCACGATGCATGCGTGGATGGCCTCGGCGGCCGCCTTCGGCCCGAGCCACTTCGCCATCGCGGCTTCTTTCGTGTGCGGCTCGCCGCGGTCGCGCAGCGCCAGACACTGGTATGCGAGCAGCCGGGCCGCAGAAATCATCGTCAGGTGCTCGGCGATCTGGAACGCGACGCCTTCATGCTTGGCGATCGGGCGGCCGAAGGTGTGGCGCTGCTTGGCATACTCGATCGTCTCGTCGAGAGATTGCTGGGCGACGCCGACGCAGGCCAGCGCGATGATCGCGCGGTTGTAATCGAACGCGCCCATCGCCTGATAGAAACCGCCCGACTCGCCGCCGATCAGATGGTCAGCGGGAACCCGGACGCCGTCGAACACGAGCGAGCCGCGCTGAGTCAGCCGTTCCCCGGCGCTGCGATAGACCTGGCGCGACACGCCGGGCAGATCGAGCGGCACCATCAACGCGCCGATCCCACGCGCGCCCGCGCCGCCGGTCCGCGCGAACACCACGCAGGCGTCGGCCATGCCGGCGAAAGTGATCGAGGCCTTCTCGCCGCGCACGACGTAACTGTCGCCATCGCGTTCCGCGCTGGTGGTAATCGCGGCCGCGTCGGAGCCCGCGTTGGGTTCGGTGAGTCCGAAGGCAACTACTTTATCCCCGCTGGCGATGGCGGGGAGCCACGCGCGCTTGACGGATTCGCTGGCGTGGCCGGCCAGGATGTCCGCGATGATCATGCCAATCTGCAGAAAGAGCGAAGTGTTGTAATCGCCGCGGGACAGCTCTTCAGACGCGATCCCCGCCATCACATAGGATGACTCAGTGCCGCCGTAGGCCTCCGGCACGCGCAGGCCGGCGATTCCGAGATCGGCCAGTTCGCGGATACGTTCGCGGGGAAACGGCTCGCCGCGATCCCATTTCGCGTAGTCGGGCGCCAGGCGCTCGCGCGCGAAGCGGCGTACGTTCTCGGCGAAGAGCCGCTCCTGTTCTGTAAAGCCGAAATCCATGCCGGATAATCTCCGCCCCCGCGCCGCTCAACGTCCGCTAAAAGAGGGTGTGCGCTTTTCGAGGAAGGCGCGCATGCCTTCGCGCCGGTCCTCGGTTCCAAATAAGAAAGCCAGCGCCTGGCGCTCGCTTTCGATACCGCTCTTGAGACTGCTCTCCTGCGCCCCGTGCACCAGCATCTTCGCGCTGCGAATCGCCAGCGGCGGCAATTGGGCGAGTCGCCGGGCCCATTCGAGCGAAGTCTCGAAGGCCCGCCCCGGCTCGACGACCTCGTTGATCAAGCCGTAACGCAGGGCCGCATCGCTATCCAGCGGATCGCCGAAATAGATCATCCGCTTGGCGATCGCGGGCGGGAGCATACGGCCAAGCCGCTGCGTACCGCCCGCGCCGGGGAGCACTCCAATTTTGATTTCCGGCACGCCCAATGAGGCGTCACGCGCCATGATCCGCAGATCGCAGGCCAGCGCCAGTTCGCATCCACCGCCGAAGGCAATGCCGTCGATGGCCGCAATCGTGGGGAACGGCAGATCCTCGATCGCGTTGTACGCGGTCTGGATTCGTTCGATGAACTTAAGGAATTCGTCCGGGCGTCCGATCTCGACCAGCTTCGATATGTCGGCGCCGGCGGAGAAGGCGCGGCCGTTGCCGGTGAAGATCAGCGCGCGCAGATCGGCGCTCGCGAGCGAGTCCGCGAGCCCACGCAATTCGGCCACCATCTGCGGATTGATCGCGTTGAGCTTATCCGGGCGGTTGAGCCGCACCACTCCGATTCCGTCCTCGATCGCGCAGTTGATGGTTTCGTACATGCCGCCCGCCGGACCTAGATCATCGTCAGCCCGCCGCTGACCGAGAGCGTCTGGCCGGTAATGAAGCCCGCGTCGTCGGAAGCGAGGAACGCGACCGCGGATGCGATCTCGTCGGGTTCCGCGAGCCTTCGAAACGGCACCGCGCGCACCAGCGATTCCATCAGTTTCGAGTTCTGCATCGCCTGCTTGAGCAGCGGTGTGCCGGTCGGTCCCGGACAGACCACGTTAACGTTGATGTGGTGGCGCGCCATCTCGCGGGCGAGGGTCTTCGAGAATCCGATCAAGCCGCTCTTGGCGCCTGAATAGACCGCCTCGCCGGTAGACCCCACACGTCCCGCGTCGGAGGCGATGCTCACGATGCGGCCCTTGCCG
Coding sequences within:
- a CDS encoding DUF5677 domain-containing protein; translated protein: MTFGRPDEQRSFVESHKLFFERFPNLAATMNLAFVRTMTNSGLADAVVFYLGRLCTDDFNEILLLCGNGYGSGAMKLLRGLYERVVTGRHLHTHPDECRDFLDFYWINAHRVARAIEDVFGKGQISAAKVAELEAKRAEVKSRYMVTSCKKCGTKRLNYTWSKLDFVSMARATGSTGKRLVDAYFLPMEQAHSTAGAIGSRLKEKPDGTITFDNESQRGLADRALITGHNLMLDMLCLQREHFGLVALDDPVAKCLKDFAEIWKRTEDQAQ
- a CDS encoding enoyl-CoA hydratase-related protein, which encodes MANSNTKIAIVTGAGQGIGRAIARVLAERGAGRRDGTMNFGDIIYTKEDGIATITINRPKVLNAFRGETVDEMIAAFKDSHDA
- a CDS encoding SDR family NAD(P)-dependent oxidoreductase; its protein translation is MTKAAALEYAKQGIRVNSIHPGIIDTPIIGSSNISREAIEQFQAMTPLGRIGRPEEIAHGSLFLCSDEASFVTGAELVIDGGWTAQ
- a CDS encoding phosphotriesterase, which gives rise to MAKINTVLGIAEPKDLGFTLIHEHLSAGMPGWEFDNWRFDRKRQMAALVEKLKEIKALGVSSMVDPCPMELGRIPDFAAEAADKSGIRIIIATGVYNEALGFPAHFRMMSADDIAEVYVRELSEGIDGSGIKAGIIKTATGGVPGWTPKDEGVTANEQKALRAAARAHKATGAPILCHNSELSPFGRETLDIFGEEGVDFKRVLIGHACGVGDMRYYFEILERGAWLGFDRFGIEAIAPDKMRLASLFGLLAVGYDRIMLSHDAVYCWLGRMTKDVEHLMKASPNWNYAHICKNIIPALREGGVSEEKIRTMTVSNPRAYFGG
- a CDS encoding NAD(P)H-dependent flavin oxidoreductase, with amino-acid sequence MLLAGMGGASTPELAAAVSNAGGLGILGAAACGADELSEWIKRTRKLTDKPFGVDTLLPSTVPALGTSSQFRAELPQGHVDFARNFKQRYQLPDPDRSAARGGMAFSRDFFKKQIEVVLDEKVPVYVSGLGDPGFMVKEAHARGMKVMAVAGAVKHALRFVDSGLDVIVAQGTDGGGHNSRIGTMALIPQVVDAVSPKPVVAAGGIADGRGIVAALALGAIGVWCGTPFLATPESGIDDRCRRSAARRRQT
- the menB gene encoding 1,4-dihydroxy-2-naphthoyl-CoA synthase, which produces MNFGDIIYTKEDGIATITINRPQVLNAFRGETVDEMIAAFKDARDDGSIGVVILTGAGDRAFCSGGDQSSRGKSGYQGGMHVDELHALIRDIPKPVIAAVNGYAIGGGHVFHVICDLTIAADTAKFGQAGPRVGSVDPGFGTAYLTRVVGEKKAREIWYLCRQYSAQESLEMGLVNKVVPAAQLMDEARSWAREILAMSPTAIKIAKASFEAETDHIKGIGALGMSALMLYYGTDEAMEGRNAFLERRKPDFRKHQK
- a CDS encoding acyl-CoA dehydrogenase family protein; this translates as MDFGFTEQERLFAENVRRFARERLAPDYAKWDRGEPFPRERIRELADLGIAGLRVPEAYGGTESSYVMAGIASEELSRGDYNTSLFLQIGMIIADILAGHASESVKRAWLPAIASGDKVVAFGLTEPNAGSDAAAITTSAERDGDSYVVRGEKASITFAGMADACVVFARTGGAGARGIGALMVPLDLPGVSRQVYRSAGERLTQRGSLVFDGVRVPADHLIGGESGGFYQAMGAFDYNRAIIALACVGVAQQSLDETIEYAKQRHTFGRPIAKHEGVAFQIAEHLTMISAARLLAYQCLALRDRGEPHTKEAAMAKWLGPKAAAEAIHACIVLHGWIGYSQELPFEQRLRDVIGLEIGDGTPEIMKAIIARETFGREFAAYR
- a CDS encoding enoyl-CoA hydratase/isomerase family protein, encoding MYETINCAIEDGIGVVRLNRPDKLNAINPQMVAELRGLADSLASADLRALIFTGNGRAFSAGADISKLVEIGRPDEFLKFIERIQTAYNAIEDLPFPTIAAIDGIAFGGGCELALACDLRIMARDASLGVPEIKIGVLPGAGGTQRLGRMLPPAIAKRMIYFGDPLDSDAALRYGLINEVVEPGRAFETSLEWARRLAQLPPLAIRSAKMLVHGAQESSLKSGIESERQALAFLFGTEDRREGMRAFLEKRTPSFSGR